In Oceanithermus desulfurans, a single window of DNA contains:
- a CDS encoding YeiH family protein → MPFSRPNAPHTIHGLLFVALFSLAAFQISAWPPVAALRLSPLIVGIVLGMFYANTLRGHLPATWVPGIQFSAKTLLRLAVVLYGFRITFQQIAQVGAPGLIASTFMLATTFLIGAFVGVRLLRMDRDTSLLTASGSSVCGAAAVLATEATLDAKPYKSAVAVGTVVLFGTLSMFLYPVLFRSGLLHLDPAAYGLYVGATVHEVAQVVGAGSAVGQAATDSAVIVKMTRVMLLVPLLLLLGLAVRSRGKVSVPWFAVYFVGVAAFNSLHWLPGAWVHEINVLDTFLLTMAMTALGMETGIEKFRQAGVKPLLLAGAMYVWLLGGGYLLVRWLAGRFAI, encoded by the coding sequence ATGCCCTTTAGCCGACCAAACGCGCCCCACACCATCCACGGCCTTCTCTTCGTCGCCCTCTTTTCGCTCGCCGCCTTCCAGATCAGCGCCTGGCCCCCGGTCGCCGCGCTGCGGCTCAGTCCGCTGATCGTCGGCATCGTCCTGGGGATGTTCTACGCCAACACCCTGCGCGGCCATCTTCCCGCTACCTGGGTGCCCGGCATTCAGTTCTCCGCCAAGACGCTGCTGCGCCTCGCCGTGGTGCTCTACGGCTTTCGCATCACCTTCCAGCAGATCGCCCAGGTAGGCGCGCCGGGCCTGATCGCCTCGACTTTCATGCTCGCCACCACCTTCCTGATCGGAGCCTTCGTGGGGGTGCGCCTGCTGCGCATGGACCGCGACACCAGCCTGCTCACCGCTTCGGGCTCCTCGGTCTGCGGCGCGGCGGCGGTGCTGGCCACCGAGGCCACCCTCGACGCCAAGCCCTACAAGAGCGCGGTGGCCGTGGGCACCGTGGTGCTCTTCGGCACCCTGTCGATGTTCCTCTACCCGGTGCTCTTCCGCTCCGGTCTGCTGCACCTGGACCCCGCCGCCTACGGGCTCTACGTGGGCGCCACCGTCCACGAGGTGGCCCAGGTGGTGGGCGCCGGCAGCGCGGTCGGCCAGGCTGCGACCGACAGTGCGGTGATCGTCAAGATGACCCGGGTGATGCTGCTGGTGCCGCTGCTCTTGCTGTTGGGTTTGGCGGTCAGGAGCCGCGGCAAGGTAAGCGTCCCCTGGTTCGCGGTCTACTTCGTCGGGGTGGCGGCGTTCAACTCGCTGCACTGGCTGCCGGGCGCCTGGGTGCACGAGATCAACGTTCTCGACACCTTCCTGCTCACCATGGCCATGACCGCGCTGGGGATGGAGACGGGGATCGAGAAGTTCCGCCAGGCGGGGGTGAAGCCTCTCCTGCTGGCGGGCGCGATGTACGTTTGGCTGCTGGGCGGAGGCTACCTGCTGGTGCGCTGGCTGGCGGGCCGTTTCGCGATCTAG
- a CDS encoding tRNA dihydrouridine synthase, whose protein sequence is MHGGLGSLDGEGAVLAPMAGFTDAAFRVVAERFGALWTVGEMVMAGSLLRGSAEARALLQPHPEERSRVVQLAGADPDEVARAAALAYGRVRPRAIDLNMGCPMPKVTVRGAGAALLDDPERAARMVAGVREATGLPVSVKLRLGFAQVNAVEMARRLEQAGAALLRVHGRTAAQRYGGRADWDRIREVARAVRIPVVGTGDVRTVEDYRARRAMGLGVAVARGAAGRPWFFAEVRGEPVPARLRREAAQQHLRLHLDWYARRGEAWALRAFRGHLKAYLGAAPAPVRARALALERADEVAEVLGAWTGV, encoded by the coding sequence GTGCACGGTGGGTTGGGGTCCTTGGACGGCGAAGGGGCGGTGCTGGCGCCCATGGCCGGCTTTACCGACGCAGCCTTCCGCGTCGTGGCCGAGCGCTTCGGGGCGCTGTGGACGGTGGGGGAGATGGTGATGGCGGGCTCGCTGCTGCGGGGCTCGGCGGAGGCGCGGGCGCTTTTGCAGCCGCACCCCGAGGAGCGTTCGCGGGTGGTGCAGCTCGCGGGGGCGGACCCGGACGAGGTCGCCCGGGCGGCTGCGCTGGCGTACGGGCGGGTCCGCCCGCGCGCGATCGACCTGAACATGGGCTGCCCCATGCCCAAGGTGACGGTGCGGGGCGCGGGGGCGGCGCTCCTGGACGACCCCGAGCGGGCGGCGCGCATGGTGGCCGGGGTGCGCGAGGCGACCGGCCTGCCGGTGAGCGTGAAGCTGCGGCTGGGGTTCGCGCAGGTGAACGCAGTGGAGATGGCCCGGAGGCTCGAGCAGGCCGGGGCGGCGCTCTTACGCGTGCACGGGCGCACGGCGGCTCAGCGTTACGGCGGCCGGGCCGACTGGGACCGGATCCGCGAGGTGGCCCGGGCGGTGCGGATCCCGGTAGTGGGCACGGGGGACGTGCGCACCGTGGAGGATTACCGCGCGCGCCGCGCCATGGGGCTGGGCGTGGCCGTGGCGCGGGGGGCGGCGGGGCGGCCGTGGTTCTTCGCCGAGGTGCGGGGGGAGCCGGTGCCGGCGCGCCTCCGGCGGGAGGCGGCGCAGCAGCACCTGCGGCTCCACCTGGACTGGTACGCCCGGCGCGGCGAGGCCTGGGCGCTGCGCGCCTTCCGCGGGCACCTGAAGGCCTACCTGGGCGCGGCTCCGGCACCGGTACGCGCCCGGGCGCTGGCGCTGGAGCGGGCGGACGAGGTGGCCGAGGTGTTGGGGGCGTGGACGGGTGTGTAG
- a CDS encoding inosine/xanthosine triphosphatase — MEIALGSTNAVKLLALRWALERLGLDVEPRPLEVPSGVAAQPLSEAETAAGALARARAARERAGAALGVGIEGGVDLEGGWVVNVAAVDDGERYALGRSPGVQLPAGWLAALRAGETLGELIEARYGPEARALGAMGVFTGGALTRQEASAQAALAALGRYFVLVAEGGAE; from the coding sequence GTGGAAATCGCCCTGGGGAGCACGAACGCGGTCAAGCTGCTGGCGCTCAGGTGGGCGCTCGAGCGCCTGGGGCTCGACGTCGAGCCGCGCCCGCTGGAGGTGCCCAGCGGCGTGGCCGCGCAGCCCTTGAGCGAGGCCGAGACCGCGGCCGGGGCGCTGGCGCGGGCGCGGGCGGCGCGCGAGCGCGCCGGTGCCGCGCTGGGCGTGGGCATCGAGGGCGGGGTGGACCTGGAGGGCGGCTGGGTCGTCAACGTGGCGGCGGTGGACGACGGCGAACGCTACGCGTTGGGGCGCAGCCCCGGGGTGCAGCTGCCGGCCGGCTGGCTGGCGGCGCTGCGGGCGGGGGAGACGCTGGGCGAGCTCATCGAGGCCCGTTACGGCCCCGAGGCGCGGGCGCTGGGGGCGATGGGCGTCTTCACCGGCGGAGCGCTCACCCGCCAGGAGGCCAGCGCCCAGGCGGCGCTAGCCGCGCTCGGACGCTACTTCGTGCTGGTGGCGGAGGGCGGCGCTGAGTGA